The Streptomyces sp. V4I8 genome includes the window CTGCCTGGCCTCGTCCATGAGGTGCAGCGGTACGCGAGCCCGATTGCGCGGGGGATCTATCGGATGACGAAGCAGCCATCCGTGATAGGCGAGTACGCAGTTCCCGCAGGTACTTTGCTCGTCATCGGGGTGGACGTTTGCAACAGGGACACGTCAGCACTTCCCGATGCTCACAGGTTTGACCCCACTCGCGGTCAGGATTTCGAACATCTGACGTTTGGTCGTGGGCGGCATTCATGCCTGGGCATTCCAGTCACACGTCTGATTGCGGCGCAGGCCCTGCGCACGTTTCTCTCGGGAACAACGAGTTTCGGCCTGACCGTGGAGCCGTCAGAGCTGCGTTTCCACGATACTGGGGTCATGAACGGTCTCGTCGAACTCCCGATTTGGGTTGAGTGCGCGAACTAGCGTCTGCTGATCCTGATTTCGTTACTTCGCGTTGTTATTGACGAGTTTTCTTCACGCTGGTCTGGACGAGTCGGACCTTGACGAGGATCTCGTGCCCCGAGCAGCGCGTGCGGATCGTGGTGGGCGCCCGACTGCAGGCGATCACGCTCGGCCGGACGTTGACGCTCGCGAACGTGCCGCGGCGGATGGACTGCCGGGTGACGAGGTTCTTCGCCGGCCACGCCTTCACGTCCGGGGTGGTGTGCGTGGAGAGGCTGTCCAGGACGATATGGATTTCCTTCCCCGTATGTGGCTTGACGGCCTTCTTCAGGAACGCCAGGAAGGTCGCGCCGTTCCGGTTCGGCCTGCACTCGCCCAGCACTTCACCAGCCGTTGTCTTTCCGTACTTGATTGCCGAGTTCGTGCTGGTCAGGCATGGTGTTGTGGGTTCCGTGGCAGCAAGGACACGTCGTGTCGGTGCGGTCGTGGAGGTTCGGGATGCCGAGCTCGGCTGGGAGCGGTTCGTCGTCTCACGGGAGACCGTGGTCGAGGTGCTCTCCGGCCCGGACGGTACGACGACGACGGACGCGCCGGGGCCTGCCGGTCCTGAGCCGTCGTCGGCGTCGCCGTCGGCTGGGGGTGCGATGCCGGGCTCGGTGGTCCCGGCCCGGTGTGAGGGGCCTGAGGTCTCGGCGTTGTCGCCGGAGTATCGGCGGATCATGACGGTGCTGGCCGCTGCTGAGGTCTCGTTGACCTGCAAGGAGCTGGCTTCCGGGCTCGGGGTGGAGCCGGTGGCGGCGAAGGTGGAAGGGGTGCGGTCCAAGGCGAACCGCCTGGTGCGGCGGGGCTGGGCCGTCAAGGAACCCTCGGGACGGTTCGCGATCAACGGCCGCGTGCGAGGCGGCGGTTCATGAGCATCGTCATCGACCACAGGATCAGCGCCTCGCTGGAGTCGCACCGGCGCTTGTAGTCCCGGGCCAGGCGCCTTGAGCGCATCAGCCACCCTGTGGTCCGGCCTCCTGGGGCCCGGAGGATCGGGCATCCTGTGAACACCGGGACTAGTACTGCAACGGTCTTTGCCGTGACTGCTGGCCAGTTCAGTCGTTGGTGTTGTTATGGGTGGGGACCTTGCTGGTGTCAGGTTGTGGGCGGGGGAACTGGGTGCTCTGCATGAGCGGTTCGTGCACCGGTTCAACCGGGAGGAGCCGCGTCAGTCGGCGCTGGCTTACATGCGTGGGCTGGTTGCGCCGCTGGAGCGGAAGAACGGCTGGACGCTGGCGGAGGAGGCCGGGCATACGGGTCCCGATCGCATCCACCGGCTGCTGAACCGGATCGAGTGGGACGCCGACGAGGTCCTGGACGACGTACGCGACTACGTCGTGGAACACCTCGCAGACCGCGAGGCCGTCCTGATCGTCGATGACACCGGCTTTCTGAAGAAGGGCGTCCGTTCGGCCGGGGTGCAAAGGCAGTACTCCGGAACGGCCGGCCGCACCGAGAACTGCCAGATCGGTGTGTTCCTCGCCTACGCCACCGGCCGTGGACGCACTCTGATCGACCGCCGTCTGTATCTGCCCACCTCCTGGACGGATGACCGGGAACGGTGCCGGCGGGCGGGCATCGACGACAGTGTCGCCTTCGAGACGAAGGTGGCCATGGCCAAGGCGATGGTCCGCCGGGCCATCGCCGACCGTATCCCGTTCGGCTGGGTGACGGCGGACGCCGCCTACGGCTTCAGCAAGGGCTGGCGGTTCGAGCTGGAACAGGCGGATGTCTTCCACGTCATGGCCACCACCCGGCACGACACCGTCGTCACCCGCTGGTCCATCGACCACCCCGTCCACGACCTGTTTCCCGGCCTGCCGCGGCAGAAATGGAAACGCCGTTCCTGCGGTGAAGGAGCCCACGGCCGGCGGATCTTCGACTGGGCCCGCGTCGAGGTGCGGCCCTGGCACCGCGAGGACCGCCGGCACTGGGTCCTCGCCCGCCGAAGCGTGAGCAGGCCCGAGGAGATCTCCTACTACATCGCCTACTGTCCCGCCGACACGACGCTGGACGAGCTGATCCGCATCGCGGGCAGCCGCTGGGCAGTCGAGGAATGCTTCCAGACCGCGAAGCAGGAGTGCGGCCTGGACGACTACCAGGTCCGCCGCTACCCGGGCTGGCACCGCCACATGACCCTGGCCATGGCCGCCCACGCCTGTCTGACTGTCCTGCGGGCCCGCCAGCTCGACACGGACAAAGCAGAAACGGATCCTCCCAGCTCATCCACCTCAGCCTCGCCGAGATCCGACGCCTGATCACCCGCCTCACCAACCGCCGCCCCACCCCGGCCGACCACATCCTGCACTGGTCAACCTGGCGCCGACGACGCCAGCACCAAGCCCGCATCAGCCACTACAAACGACGCGGACACAGCCCCTGAAAACTGCCCAGCAATCAGAACAAGCACCGTTGCAGTACTAGGGCGCGTATCGAGTCGTGATCAGCTGGTGGGCCGGGTGAGGTAGTTGATCCAGATCATCGAGGCTCGTAGGTGGAGGCCGGCGAGGTAGCTGTCTGGGGTCTTGTCGTATCGGGTGGCGATGCCTCGCCAGGCCTTGAGCTTGTTGATCAGACGCTCGACGGTGTTCCTCTCCTTGTAAAGGGCGGCGTCGTGGCTGACGGGTCGACCGCCTGCGGAGCCCTTCTTCTTCCGGTTTGCGGCCTGGTCTTTCTTCTCCGGAATCACTGCCTTGATGCCGCGCCTGCGCAGGTGGGCCCGGTTCCCGCGGGAGGAGTAGGCCTTATCGGCGGCGACCGCTTCCGGCCGGGTGCGGGGGCGGCCGACGGGCCCGCGGACCCGTAACTGCTTGAGCACGGGGATGAACTGCGGGCTGTCCGCGGCCTGGCCCGCTGTCAGCACGAACGCCAGCGGGCGGCACTTGCGGTCGGCGGCGAGGTGGACCTTGCTGGTCTGCCCGCCCCTGGAGCGTCCCAGGAGGGCGGCCTTCAGCCGGAGTTTTCGCCGACGCCGGACGCGTCGTCGTTCCTCCCGCCCGGGATCGTTTTCAGTGTCCTGTCCGTCTTGTTCTTCGAGGCTGCCCCTTTTGACCTGGCCTTCTCCGCCTCGGTAGCAGCCTTCTCCAGGGCGGTGAGGACGTCCTGGCCCAGGTGCATCCCGGCTGCGTCGTGGTGAGCGCGCGCGGTGGTGGAGTCGATGCTGACCAGGGACAGATCGATCTCACCCCGCTTCGCGGCTTCCGCGATCAGGCCCTCCAGCAGCGCCTCGAAGACGCCGGCGTCACGCCATTGCCGGAAGCGGTTGTGGACGGTTGACCAGGCACCGAACTCCTGCGGCATCTCCCGCCACTGCCCGCCGGTCCTGAACCGCCAGATCACCCCCTCGAACTGCTGCCGCAGCCGCTCGGGGTACGGACCGTACTCGCCGATCGGCAGGTACGGCTCGACGAACTCCCATTCCTCATCCGTCAGTTGCACTCGCGTCACACAAGAAGGTCTACCGATCCAGACTCCGTTACGAAGGCGAATCCCCCAGATTGATCACGACCCGATACGCGCCCTAGCGGAGCGGGGGCGCGATGGACCTTGGCAGCGGCGGGACACGGAGGCTCCGGGCCTGGGCGCGGGATGCGGTCAAGCGGGCCGATCTGCTGATCCCCTTCCACCAGGTGCCCCCGAGGGTGCCGCGCGGGGTTGTCGTCGACCAGGCCTTCTTCGACCGGACTCTGGATGAACTGACGCAACTGGAACGGCTGTTGGAGTCGGATGGGCAGCGGCGCACCCCCGTGGTGGCCCGGCTGGGGGTCCTGCTCGCCCTGCGGCACATGAATGGCGGCCCGGCAGAGGATCGGGGCCGGGCGCTCGTGCACCTGCGCCACGTCCGCGAGGCGGAGCCGCAGGCCCCCAACTGGGAGCGGCAGTGTGTGGCGCTGTGCCTGCTGCTTCTGATGGCGCCGCCACCGCAACTCGGCGGTGGTATCGGCCTGGCCCCTGACTTCCCGGCCGCCCTGAACTGGTACCTGACACAGATCGGCCGCGACGGAATGGCCGAAGTGCCCGCGCTCCTCAGCGACGTCCAGGACCTACCGATGCCGCCCCAACTGCGGGCGGAAATACAGAAGTTGGATCCGGTGATGCCCGTGCTCGAGGAGCTGCTGCGGACGGGCGGCGTCAGCGACACGATGCAGCAGCGCCTGAAAGACGCCCTGCCCGAGGACTTCCCCTACGAAGGCCAACTCGGCGGGCTGGCCCACTCCATGGGACTGCGGAACGCTCCTGGGATGCCCTCGTCGCCACCGCACCGGGCAGCCGGTCGCGACGACCCGCCCCGAGAGCCGGCAGCCGGTGGTTCCGTCCGTCAGGTCGCCGGCGAGGTCGACGCCGAGACCTCCGCCGCGCTGCTCGCGGCAGCGGCAGCGATCGGGACGGGCGATCCGACACTGCTCGACACAGCCGTGCGCCAGATGGCCGAGGTCGCGGGCCGGCTTCCGCCGGGGCACCCGATGACCCTCACCATGAAGGCCGTGCGTGCCGTCCTGCTGCACGGCGCAGGCAGCATTACCGGCAGCGGCCAGGACGATGACTTCGCGCACCGAGTGACCGAGGAGATGAAGGCCGGTCTGGGGCTGGAGGAGGCAGCGCCCGCCTCGGGCGCGGACGCCGACGCCCGCCACGCGATTCGTATCCTCTCGGTGCTCTCCCGGATCTCGCGCGCCGAACGAGCCGAGGATCTGGGCAGGCTGGATGAGGTCCTGGACGAACTGCGGGGCCTCCATGCGACCGTGCCGAGGGAACAGGCCTCCTGGATTCTCGTTCCCCTGGCGCTGAGCCAGGCGTATCAGGCCCGTGGCTCGCTGCTGGAGGACGAGTCGGAGATCCTGCGCGGGCTCGCGCACCTGGAGGAGTGCGCACGGTCGGCGCCGCCGCCGTGGGACGAGATGCTGGGCGAGCTGAACAGGCAGGCGAAGCTCCTGCGCGGGCACTACGAGAGCGATCCCGCGCTGGTCGAGGAGAGCCTGTACGGGGCGGGCCGAGTGACTCCTGCCCTGCCCATGAAGCGCCAGCTCGAAGAGCAGCGTACGGCGCTCGCCCTGATGGAGCGGTACGAGTACACCGATGACCCTGCCGACCTGAACCGTGCCATTGCGAGCCTGGAGCGGATACGTGAACGCGCCCGGCAGGGCCAGGAAACGGCCTTCGCGGCGGACGCGCTGTGGCACCTCGTCAGGGCGTACTGGCTGCGGTGGTTCCGGACGCAGAACCCGG containing:
- a CDS encoding CHAT domain-containing protein — its product is MDLGSGGTRRLRAWARDAVKRADLLIPFHQVPPRVPRGVVVDQAFFDRTLDELTQLERLLESDGQRRTPVVARLGVLLALRHMNGGPAEDRGRALVHLRHVREAEPQAPNWERQCVALCLLLLMAPPPQLGGGIGLAPDFPAALNWYLTQIGRDGMAEVPALLSDVQDLPMPPQLRAEIQKLDPVMPVLEELLRTGGVSDTMQQRLKDALPEDFPYEGQLGGLAHSMGLRNAPGMPSSPPHRAAGRDDPPREPAAGGSVRQVAGEVDAETSAALLAAAAAIGTGDPTLLDTAVRQMAEVAGRLPPGHPMTLTMKAVRAVLLHGAGSITGSGQDDDFAHRVTEEMKAGLGLEEAAPASGADADARHAIRILSVLSRISRAERAEDLGRLDEVLDELRGLHATVPREQASWILVPLALSQAYQARGSLLEDESEILRGLAHLEECARSAPPPWDEMLGELNRQAKLLRGHYESDPALVEESLYGAGRVTPALPMKRQLEEQRTALALMERYEYTDDPADLNRAIASLERIRERARQGQETAFAADALWHLVRAYWLRWFRTQNPEEVHAATNAGLDALHAVSADVLLQVGSEHGLQTARSAADRALMTALEALGYRRHDSRMTLFATPSMAELRAGVAAGDADVLVYLLPGQGEAHGMAIALGPDMEPEVLDLPSLLATPSGPLAEYLNAAVARSRVGGEVSERRWERALGRLCDWASYAVMAPLTEQLEDRLAAYAGRNTARTTARRGPLRLVLVPCGNLGVVPWHAARHRERGDYRYACQDLVVTYAASGSQFLAAVGRDRLPVDAAPVLVADPRMDLTHAEREISALHRAFYPRARLYGEFYEAPVPPQAPGTPDELLAVLGQASLLHVASHGSAGPRPTVSALSLAFPGDSEVWPAERGGPGAVPDLGMLTVTRLLDVTEDSAEGAAAAVGPAASARRRAGPLVVLSACETDLSTRDHDEALTLTTAFVARGARNVVGSRWTTVDSASALMMAVFHHFVAVEGQAPANALRSAQLWMLDPQREVPGSVGDALARDAQLPGLDRLSVWAAFIHQGHPGQPGLSATAAAMEGAT
- a CDS encoding IS701 family transposase — its product is MGGDLAGVRLWAGELGALHERFVHRFNREEPRQSALAYMRGLVAPLERKNGWTLAEEAGHTGPDRIHRLLNRIEWDADEVLDDVRDYVVEHLADREAVLIVDDTGFLKKGVRSAGVQRQYSGTAGRTENCQIGVFLAYATGRGRTLIDRRLYLPTSWTDDRERCRRAGIDDSVAFETKVAMAKAMVRRAIADRIPFGWVTADAAYGFSKGWRFELEQADVFHVMATTRHDTVVTRWSIDHPVHDLFPGLPRQKWKRRSCGEGAHGRRIFDWARVEVRPWHREDRRHWVLARRSVSRPEEISYYIAYCPADTTLDELIRIAGSRWAVEECFQTAKQECGLDDYQVRRYPGWHRHMTLAMAAHACLTVLRARQLDTDKAETDPPSSSTSASPRSDA